From the genome of Segatella hominis, one region includes:
- a CDS encoding helix-turn-helix domain-containing protein — protein sequence MINESITFDKLPQAVSYLTEQVIELKQMVSALQPTSSANNHILVEIDEAAIIIMKSKPTIYRLVNQGILPSYKKGKKLYFYKDELLAWIENGRKATKEQNHSEMLKAMQGGMKRKPKSMYNF from the coding sequence ATGATAAATGAAAGTATCACCTTTGATAAGTTACCACAAGCGGTATCTTATTTAACAGAACAAGTTATCGAGTTGAAGCAAATGGTATCAGCACTTCAACCTACATCATCAGCAAATAACCATATATTGGTTGAGATTGATGAGGCTGCTATTATTATAATGAAGTCGAAGCCAACCATTTATCGATTGGTTAACCAAGGCATTCTGCCATCCTATAAAAAAGGTAAGAAGCTATACTTCTATAAGGATGAGCTGCTTGCATGGATTGAGAATGGTCGAAAAGCTACCAAGGAGCAGAACCATTCTGAAATGCTAAAAGCCATGCAAGGTGGAATGAAGCGCAAACCCAAGTCAATGTATAATTTTTAA
- a CDS encoding site-specific integrase gives MVNTCTRVSLRQRAIKNDRISLYLDFYPPVRNPETMQMSRREYLGIYIYAHPKNEMEREFNTDMLNKAEAIRCIRTQSLINEEFGFLDKTRQKADFLAYFEKMTHKKDDKWTCVYKHFFKFVQGHCTFGDVTVELCKKFREYLLNANQLNRTKQKVSLNSAAGYYSTFRGLLKIAYRDKWLRENINDYLDKIEPQDVKKEFLTLDEVKQLAATPCDIPVLKSASLFACLTGLRISDILKLRWEDFEIAPDQGYCLRIRTQKTQTEATLPISNEAYELCGEPNTGIVFKGLKRSMINHPLKAWLKKAGITKPFSFHCFRHSYATIQIALGTDIYTVSKMLTHKNVSTTQIYADLVNAKKRETANKISLK, from the coding sequence ATGGTAAATACATGTACAAGAGTTTCTCTTCGCCAAAGAGCGATTAAAAACGACCGTATTTCTCTTTATTTGGATTTCTATCCACCAGTACGCAATCCTGAGACTATGCAAATGAGTCGTAGGGAATATTTAGGTATCTATATCTATGCTCATCCAAAGAATGAGATGGAACGTGAGTTTAATACAGATATGCTCAACAAAGCAGAGGCCATCCGTTGCATCAGAACCCAATCACTCATCAATGAAGAATTTGGTTTTTTGGACAAAACACGACAGAAAGCTGATTTTTTGGCATACTTTGAGAAGATGACACATAAGAAAGATGACAAGTGGACATGTGTCTACAAGCATTTCTTCAAATTTGTTCAAGGTCATTGTACATTTGGGGATGTGACAGTGGAACTTTGCAAAAAGTTCAGAGAGTATCTTCTGAATGCAAATCAGTTGAATCGAACAAAACAAAAGGTATCTCTCAACTCTGCAGCAGGTTACTACTCTACTTTCCGTGGTCTCTTAAAAATCGCCTATCGTGACAAGTGGCTGCGTGAGAACATCAATGACTATCTGGACAAGATTGAGCCACAAGATGTAAAGAAGGAGTTTCTTACCCTCGATGAAGTAAAGCAGTTGGCAGCTACTCCTTGCGATATACCTGTACTGAAGTCTGCCTCCCTCTTTGCTTGCCTCACAGGATTGCGAATCAGCGACATCTTAAAATTGCGTTGGGAAGACTTCGAGATAGCTCCCGACCAAGGCTATTGCTTGCGTATTCGTACCCAGAAGACTCAGACCGAGGCAACCTTGCCTATCAGCAACGAGGCATACGAACTATGTGGTGAACCAAACACGGGTATCGTGTTCAAGGGATTGAAGCGCAGCATGATTAACCATCCCCTTAAAGCATGGTTGAAGAAGGCAGGAATCACCAAGCCATTTTCATTTCATTGCTTCCGGCACTCGTATGCAACCATCCAAATCGCCTTAGGCACAGATATTTACACGGTTTCGAAGATGCTTACCCATAAGAATGTAAGCACAACACAGATATATGCCGACCTTGTGAACGCAAAGAAAAGAGAGACAGCAAATAAGATTTCTCTTAAATAA
- a CDS encoding helix-turn-helix domain-containing protein, whose product MTASKERILKICEYCGKSFYASKSTTRYCSKQCNSYAYKAAKREEKVKMAETMSHRKASEKSMSEILMKEYLTIQEVAILLGLSRQTIYNMVYSGKLRASKITSRLSLIRKRDIDYLVDSLPYTTNKSASKEAVHANRELPVPEYYSAKEIAEVHNTYETAIYEIVKKVKISRISIQGRVYWNKKEVDDYFAHLSPDPTISEWMTVMDIQQKYCMTKTAVYSFVSHNAIPRKMEGNNVLYSKRHVQLAKGESVEDQLYYTIPEAMKLYGLSQDQIYKRIKKYAIEKVKIGKYIKISKRDLEKAIGKPKVI is encoded by the coding sequence ATGACAGCAAGCAAAGAAAGAATTCTAAAAATTTGCGAGTATTGTGGGAAGAGCTTCTATGCATCAAAATCCACAACTCGTTATTGCTCCAAGCAATGCAACAGTTATGCCTATAAGGCAGCAAAACGTGAGGAGAAAGTAAAGATGGCTGAGACAATGAGCCACCGAAAAGCTTCCGAGAAATCCATGTCTGAAATCCTCATGAAAGAATACCTCACTATTCAAGAGGTCGCTATACTTTTGGGACTAAGCAGACAGACCATATATAATATGGTGTATAGTGGTAAGTTGCGAGCATCCAAGATTACTTCTCGTTTATCTTTAATCAGAAAGCGAGATATAGATTATCTTGTTGATAGTTTGCCATACACCACAAATAAAAGTGCTTCAAAAGAAGCAGTTCATGCAAACCGAGAGCTACCTGTTCCAGAATATTACTCTGCCAAGGAAATTGCAGAAGTCCACAACACTTACGAGACCGCCATCTATGAGATTGTCAAGAAAGTCAAGATTTCAAGAATATCCATACAAGGAAGAGTATATTGGAACAAGAAAGAGGTGGATGATTATTTTGCACACCTGTCTCCAGATCCAACCATCAGTGAATGGATGACTGTTATGGACATTCAACAGAAATATTGTATGACGAAAACAGCCGTATATAGTTTCGTTAGTCACAATGCTATTCCAAGAAAAATGGAAGGTAACAATGTTCTGTATTCCAAGCGTCATGTACAATTGGCAAAAGGTGAATCCGTAGAAGACCAACTTTATTATACAATACCGGAGGCCATGAAGTTGTATGGTTTAAGTCAGGACCAGATTTATAAGCGTATCAAGAAATACGCTATTGAAAAGGTGAAGATTGGCAAGTATATCAAGATTTCCAAGCGAGATTTAGAGAAAGCTATCGGCAAACCTAAGGTTATTTAG
- the mnmE gene encoding tRNA uridine-5-carboxymethylaminomethyl(34) synthesis GTPase MnmE, with protein sequence MTNSEECICALATPAGGAIGIIRLSGSEAIRLTDKVFVSVSGKQLAAAKPNTLHYGEIKDKDGHTIDDVLVSVFRAPHSYTGEDSTEISCHGSRYILQQVLQRLIEVGCRQAEPGEYTRRAYMNGKMDLSQAEAVADLIASTNKATHQMALSQLKGHFSSELTVLREKLLKMTSLLELELDFSDHEELEFADRSELRALAAEIEKKITTLAHSFETGNALKQGVPVAIVGKTNVGKSTLLNRLLHEEKAIVSNIHGTTRDVIEDTTLIDGITFRFIDTAGIRKTDDVVENIGIERTYQKMEEAKIVIWLLDAQPTEAEIEDMKEKNLGKKLLMVFNKIDEISFDKAVLSSDENSQTSSSISLSDENVSILNISARTGENVSDLEQALVRAADIPEITENDVIVTSARHYEALLRADESLSRVLESMDMGMSGDIIAEDLKMVLEELGEITGGQISSQETLNNIFKHFCIGK encoded by the coding sequence ATGACAAACTCAGAAGAATGTATTTGCGCCCTTGCCACTCCAGCTGGAGGCGCCATCGGAATCATCCGACTCAGTGGTAGTGAAGCCATCCGTCTTACAGACAAGGTGTTCGTTTCTGTTAGCGGGAAGCAACTGGCTGCCGCTAAACCCAACACCCTTCACTATGGAGAAATCAAAGACAAGGATGGTCATACGATAGATGATGTCTTAGTGAGCGTGTTCAGAGCGCCCCACAGTTATACGGGCGAGGATTCCACGGAGATTTCCTGCCATGGTAGCCGATACATTCTTCAGCAAGTTCTTCAGCGCCTCATAGAGGTAGGTTGTCGCCAGGCAGAACCGGGCGAATACACCCGTCGTGCCTATATGAACGGCAAGATGGACCTCTCGCAGGCTGAGGCAGTGGCAGATCTGATAGCTTCTACCAACAAGGCGACCCATCAGATGGCGCTCAGCCAGTTGAAAGGACATTTCAGCAGTGAATTGACCGTTTTGCGCGAAAAACTCCTGAAGATGACCTCCCTGCTCGAACTGGAATTGGACTTCAGCGATCATGAGGAACTGGAGTTTGCCGACCGCAGCGAACTGCGTGCCTTGGCTGCGGAAATAGAAAAGAAGATTACCACCCTCGCCCATTCCTTTGAGACCGGAAATGCGCTGAAACAGGGCGTTCCTGTGGCCATCGTGGGCAAGACGAATGTGGGCAAGAGCACCCTGCTCAACCGCCTGCTGCATGAAGAAAAGGCCATCGTGAGCAATATCCACGGCACTACCCGAGACGTCATAGAAGATACGACCCTCATCGACGGAATCACCTTCCGCTTTATCGATACTGCTGGAATCCGCAAGACGGACGATGTGGTGGAGAACATCGGAATCGAGCGCACCTATCAGAAGATGGAAGAGGCCAAGATAGTGATCTGGCTCCTTGATGCGCAGCCTACGGAAGCGGAAATAGAGGATATGAAGGAGAAGAATCTGGGCAAGAAACTGCTGATGGTTTTCAATAAAATCGATGAGATTTCATTTGATAAGGCTGTGCTTTCATCAGATGAGAATAGCCAGACTTCATCTTCCATTTCATTGTCAGATGAGAATGTTTCTATCTTGAATATCAGTGCCCGTACTGGCGAAAACGTTTCTGATTTGGAGCAGGCTCTCGTCAGGGCAGCCGACATTCCGGAGATTACGGAGAACGATGTAATTGTGACGAGTGCCCGCCATTATGAAGCATTGCTCCGTGCCGACGAATCCCTCTCCCGTGTCTTGGAGTCAATGGACATGGGCATGAGTGGCGACATTATAGCCGAAGACCTCAAGATGGTGCTGGAAGAATTGGGAGAAATCACCGGTGGACAGATCAGTAGCCAGGAAACGCTGAATAATATCTTCAAGCACTTCTGCATCGGAAAATAA
- a CDS encoding nucleoside phosphorylase has product MAKYFAESELIINEDGSCFHLHLRPEQVADKVILVGDPGRVALVASHFEEKECEVSSREFHAITGTYKGKRITVQSTGIGCDNIDIVVNELDALKNIDFKTRTEKPEHTTLTLVRIGTCGGLQPECPEGTFVASQKSIGFDGLINFYARRNEICDLETEAEFKRQVKWIDQIGNPYCVDNNKELLEQIAADDMVRGITIACGGFYGPQGRELRAPLADPELNAKIEAFEYKGLRVNNFEMESSALAGLSLLLGHKALTCCMVIANRRAKRANTGYKSTIDNLIKVVLDRI; this is encoded by the coding sequence ATGGCAAAGTATTTCGCAGAATCAGAATTGATTATCAATGAAGACGGCAGTTGCTTCCATCTTCATTTGCGCCCAGAACAAGTGGCTGATAAGGTTATATTAGTTGGCGACCCTGGCAGAGTGGCTCTCGTTGCCTCCCACTTTGAGGAGAAGGAATGCGAGGTCTCAAGCCGTGAGTTCCATGCCATTACAGGTACTTATAAGGGAAAACGCATCACCGTGCAGAGTACGGGTATCGGATGCGATAATATAGATATTGTGGTCAATGAGTTGGATGCTTTGAAGAACATCGACTTCAAGACCCGCACCGAGAAACCTGAGCACACCACCCTCACCCTCGTGCGCATCGGCACCTGCGGCGGTTTGCAGCCAGAGTGTCCGGAAGGCACCTTTGTGGCTTCACAGAAGAGTATCGGTTTCGACGGACTCATCAATTTCTATGCCCGCCGCAATGAGATCTGTGACCTCGAGACTGAGGCTGAATTCAAGCGCCAGGTGAAGTGGATAGACCAGATAGGAAATCCATACTGCGTAGATAATAATAAGGAGTTGCTGGAACAGATTGCAGCCGATGATATGGTGAGAGGAATTACCATTGCCTGTGGCGGATTCTATGGCCCTCAGGGCAGAGAACTCCGTGCTCCGCTCGCCGATCCGGAACTTAATGCAAAGATTGAGGCATTTGAGTATAAAGGATTGCGTGTCAACAACTTCGAGATGGAAAGCTCTGCGCTTGCTGGTCTTTCTCTGCTGCTCGGCCATAAGGCTTTAACCTGCTGCATGGTAATAGCCAACCGCCGCGCCAAGCGTGCTAATACTGGATATAAGAGCACGATCGACAATTTGATCAAGGTGGTGCTCGACAGAATTTAG
- the galE gene encoding UDP-glucose 4-epimerase GalE — protein MKQTILVTGGTGFIGSHTTVELQQAGYNVVIVDDLSNSKIEVLDGIEKITGIRPAFEQVDLRDKAATEAVFQKYPAIEGIIHFAASKAVGESVQKPLLYYRNNIVSLINLLELMPKYDVKGIIFSSSCTVYGQPKPENLPVTEEAPHQKATSPYGNTKEINEQIIADYIHSGANIKSIVLRYFNPIGAHPSAEIGELPNGVPNNLIPYVTQTAMGIRKELTIFGNDYDTPDGTCIRDYIYVVDLAKAHVAAMARVLDKETEPIEYFNIGTGNGNSTLEIVETFEKATGVKLNWKYGPRREGDIEKIWGDCTKANKVLGWKAETKLEDVLASAWKWQEKLRADGIM, from the coding sequence ATGAAACAGACAATATTGGTGACAGGTGGTACTGGTTTCATAGGAAGCCATACTACAGTAGAGTTGCAACAGGCAGGCTATAACGTAGTGATCGTAGATGATCTTTCAAATTCTAAGATTGAAGTATTGGACGGCATTGAGAAGATTACAGGTATTCGCCCAGCTTTCGAGCAGGTGGATTTGCGTGACAAGGCTGCCACAGAGGCTGTATTCCAGAAATATCCAGCTATCGAGGGTATTATCCATTTCGCTGCCAGCAAGGCAGTAGGCGAGAGCGTGCAGAAGCCATTGCTCTATTACCGCAACAATATCGTATCGCTCATCAACCTTCTGGAACTGATGCCTAAGTACGATGTCAAGGGAATCATCTTCTCTTCCAGCTGCACCGTTTATGGTCAGCCAAAGCCTGAAAACCTTCCTGTTACCGAAGAGGCTCCTCATCAGAAGGCCACCTCTCCTTATGGAAACACCAAGGAAATCAACGAGCAGATTATCGCCGACTACATCCACAGCGGTGCTAATATCAAGAGCATCGTGCTGAGATATTTCAACCCAATCGGCGCACACCCATCTGCAGAAATCGGCGAGTTGCCAAACGGCGTTCCAAACAACCTCATCCCTTACGTTACTCAGACTGCGATGGGCATTCGCAAGGAACTCACCATCTTCGGCAATGACTACGATACTCCTGACGGAACCTGCATCCGCGACTACATCTATGTAGTGGATCTGGCCAAGGCTCACGTAGCTGCAATGGCTCGCGTTCTGGACAAGGAGACTGAGCCTATCGAGTACTTCAACATCGGTACTGGCAACGGTAACTCTACCCTGGAAATCGTAGAGACTTTCGAGAAGGCTACCGGCGTGAAACTGAACTGGAAATATGGTCCTCGCCGCGAGGGTGATATTGAGAAGATCTGGGGCGACTGCACCAAGGCCAACAAGGTTTTGGGCTGGAAGGCTGAGACTAAGTTGGAGGATGTATTGGCTTCTGCATGGAAATGGCAGGAGAAGCTCCGCGCTGACGGAATCATGTAA
- a CDS encoding T9SS type A sorting domain-containing protein has translation MTRKLLYILFASAMLMGGNFKAAADPIIEVNAIDFNQIGISYYNGTLHITGAAGLSVSVYNIVGQKVYEGRIDSSDKRIELNLPANCYIVKVGSVARKISVKR, from the coding sequence ATGACAAGAAAATTACTTTATATACTGTTCGCTTCAGCTATGCTGATGGGCGGCAATTTCAAGGCTGCTGCAGACCCCATCATTGAAGTCAATGCTATCGACTTCAACCAGATAGGAATCAGCTACTATAATGGCACACTGCATATTACCGGGGCTGCCGGACTCAGCGTTTCTGTCTATAACATCGTAGGCCAGAAGGTTTATGAAGGAAGAATCGACAGCAGCGACAAGAGAATAGAGTTGAACCTTCCAGCCAATTGCTACATTGTGAAAGTGGGTTCTGTAGCTCGTAAAATTAGCGTGAAACGATAA